Proteins encoded within one genomic window of Haloimpatiens massiliensis:
- a CDS encoding ABC transporter permease, producing the protein MAELSKEKFQIMGCENFDSEEILRPNVTYWQDAWRRLKENKIAILSLIILAILAIMCIIGPFLTKHSYQATNSSIINMKPNAEHWFGTDELGRDLFARVWKGGRISILIGLLGTLVDVVVGSIYGGVSGYFGGIVDDIMMRIVEVLSSIPYLIIVILISLIMGKGVLSLVVAMTITGWVGMARLVRGQILSVKEQEYVLAAQTLGASSSRIIAKHLIPNIMGIIIVAITFDVPGFIFAEAFLSYLGLGVQSPNTSWGALASAAQQNLMFYPHELFFPSLMISLTMLSFNLLGDGLRDALDPRLRQ; encoded by the coding sequence ATGGCTGAATTGTCTAAAGAAAAGTTTCAGATAATGGGATGTGAAAATTTCGATTCCGAAGAAATATTAAGACCCAATGTGACTTACTGGCAGGATGCTTGGAGAAGATTAAAAGAAAATAAAATTGCAATTTTGTCTTTAATAATATTAGCTATATTAGCAATTATGTGTATAATTGGACCATTTTTGACTAAACATAGCTACCAAGCAACAAACTCTTCAATAATAAATATGAAACCAAATGCTGAACATTGGTTTGGTACTGATGAATTAGGAAGAGACCTTTTCGCTAGAGTATGGAAAGGTGGTAGAATTTCTATATTAATAGGTTTACTAGGAACTTTAGTAGACGTGGTAGTAGGTTCTATTTACGGTGGTGTGTCTGGATATTTCGGAGGCATCGTTGATGATATAATGATGAGAATAGTAGAAGTATTATCAAGTATACCATATTTAATAATAGTTATATTAATATCTTTAATAATGGGAAAAGGAGTATTATCTTTGGTTGTTGCTATGACTATCACCGGTTGGGTTGGTATGGCAAGGCTTGTAAGAGGACAAATACTTTCAGTTAAAGAACAAGAATATGTTCTTGCAGCACAAACTTTAGGTGCAAGTTCATCAAGAATAATAGCTAAACACTTAATACCAAATATAATGGGTATTATAATAGTTGCAATAACATTTGACGTGCCAGGATTTATATTTGCTGAAGCTTTCCTAAGTTATTTAGGACTTGGAGTTCAATCACCAAATACAAGTTGGGGTGCTCTAGCATCAGCAGCACAGCAAAACTTAATGTTCTACCCTCATGAACTTTTCTTCCCATCACTAATGATAAGTTTAACAATGTTATCATTTAACCTATTAGGCGACGGATTAAGAGACGCATTAGATCCAAGACTACGTCAATAA
- a CDS encoding ABC transporter permease → MLRYILKRIGYMLVTLWIIITITFMLIHAVPGDPLASMARNLPEQIRKNFYAKYGLDQPPIVQYGRFMKRLVLKGDFGESLTYPGRSVTGTLKEYAPTSAKLGGQALLLGLVIGITLGIIAAFHRNTWVDYLVMFVAIIGIALPVFVLAALLQYTFTVKLQWLPTTGWGTFKHTILPTIGMSFGTIATYARYMRTSVLDVIGQDYILTAKAKGVSRVALVWKHVLRNALLPAITLLGPQIAGLFGGAFITESIFAIPGIGFNFVESINNRDYTMIMGQTIFMATLFIVALLVVDLLYSVVDPRIRIDGESR, encoded by the coding sequence ATGCTAAGGTATATCTTAAAAAGAATTGGCTACATGCTAGTTACCCTTTGGATCATCATTACTATAACTTTTATGCTTATTCATGCAGTTCCAGGGGATCCGCTAGCAAGTATGGCAAGAAACTTACCAGAACAAATTAGAAAGAATTTCTATGCTAAATATGGGTTGGATCAACCGCCTATAGTTCAGTATGGAAGGTTTATGAAGAGACTTGTATTAAAAGGAGATTTTGGTGAATCTCTAACTTACCCAGGAAGAAGCGTTACAGGAACATTAAAAGAATATGCTCCTACATCAGCTAAATTAGGAGGACAAGCACTTTTATTAGGACTTGTTATAGGAATTACATTAGGAATTATTGCAGCATTTCATAGAAATACTTGGGTAGACTATTTAGTTATGTTTGTAGCTATAATAGGTATAGCATTACCGGTATTCGTTTTAGCTGCGCTATTACAGTATACTTTTACAGTAAAATTACAATGGCTACCAACAACAGGTTGGGGAACATTTAAGCACACAATATTACCAACTATAGGTATGAGTTTTGGTACTATAGCTACCTATGCTAGGTATATGAGAACCAGTGTACTAGATGTAATTGGACAGGATTATATATTAACTGCAAAGGCAAAGGGTGTTTCTAGGGTTGCATTGGTATGGAAACACGTTTTGAGAAATGCATTATTACCTGCTATAACACTTTTAGGACCTCAAATAGCTGGTCTATTTGGAGGAGCTTTCATCACAGAAAGTATATTTGCAATTCCAGGAATAGGATTTAACTTTGTTGAATCTATAAACAACAGAGATTATACTATGATAATGGGACAAACAATATTTATGGCAACGTTGTTTATAGTAGCATTGTTAGTAGTTGATCTACTATATTCTGTAGTTGACCCAAGAATAAGAATAGATGGTGAAAGCAGATAG